The following proteins are encoded in a genomic region of Brachypodium distachyon strain Bd21 chromosome 1, Brachypodium_distachyon_v3.0, whole genome shotgun sequence:
- the LOC100838342 gene encoding SAC3 family protein B isoform X2 — translation MEASGFGRDAGPLKRGLGSAPFAFGTGTGTGTGSAAAPSPAAPPAPVQFPSDRPVAPVGAAAAASRFPSARPHFPGVAASPRPGFTPPAPVPPARPAATAPGPSRFPSSVAATVPGTSAATARHVARHPQLQPRLTAPSVSRPMHPVISSRSRSPPSKQYVGSPADDNNGMGQRRLVNYADPLFGNGSVQPSEQMRTRPPEIGKTARSPPLDITSKFRTASSPQNYPLAQSAEPRDHVHKPNLSPSKFEIQNQPPFNNAAAASSPLLNSNRLVPGGRFRPASGTSVSSPSVPGDVTHYDNPTPSVMPQQDMNEHMQLQRFSAPFQSRTIDHSISKRSRSPTSSYQDIDGAGARHGTGANPRRLIDYTDTLFDDANVETSKRMRAPSSEFTNMLKSPPSDIRDSIGLAPVGFGSNGAAQKLRSHSDTQRVGSQTQSRIGDVRSPPYQMFRPSDSHSNEHNTPAVSPPKPSILSSNKRSVTPPLDVSDDDYVISSTELEREKQAKAKRLARFNVELSRPVENINDHAKADKQKQTSSTGKVPVRSNDSTLADMDPSGLAAILGLCSDMCPEPERAERERKGDLDRYERLGGDRNQTTELLAVKKYNRTAERDADLIRPLPVLQKTMEYLLSLLDHTYDDSFLGLYNFLWDRMRAIRMDLRMQHFFNQEAISMLEQMIRLHIVAMHELCEYNKGEGFSEGFDAHLNIEQMNKTSVELFQMYDDHRRKGVLFSTEKEFRGYYALLKLDKHPGYKVEPAELSLDLAKMSREMRGSPDILFAREVARACRMGNYISFFRLARKATYLQACLMHAHFAKLRRQALASLHSGLQINQGIPISHVVEWLAMEDEDVESLLEYHGFGSRQYEEPYLVKEGPFLNSENDFPSGCSELVRSKKSQRVIDDVSSGPVCAPTSQKLTVAPYSDRFTPPASKRELVPPKSALEVPVNSKRGFGSSLSGSASPTSSGQITSPRFSPFSPKAANQQFSSGHSSPISPTAGRKETVLTFPSTDSPRSSKHAFLHAGWMDDQRIASPKAKGKTKVPDTLIPEDNNGGFVEFSKEQTSVPWSEAYTQHVDALAETIVSHPLPDSVPTDYFHMHEKEDEFRSHGSGSGTDLDEGNTTCREANPIELGWPTRSPLPGHEGHADHQINKRTDDSLPITVSPKKRISDERLKMILRKWRQRAVDKRFLREQKNAFAIAALNSLSLGPPVHQTAVVPKHAVHELDIGHAFKERYTRQQRSWSRLNVSELTGPILIERKPDARCLCWKMLVLVPPGAMESQSNYFASKWVLKKLMGSENDDGGLLLTSADLSIWRMWASSPSKCCLSIVRASDQQVIGNDIANSTNCIVFVVSESIPWEMQRARFGSLIASVPAQSSLPLLILSGDTYNDGYDCASQNVIDKLGLSGLSEGKIASSLVVFLAGGCTEGYPNGFFDDDKLREGLKWMANSYPLYPDVILVKTHELLLNCLNPSLEVLHSRVASEVGPEHCISVFNNAISQLAEEILAAAYTNPNQWPALEIDLLERSSSERIFTEKFLPSVGWSLPSRIQPLIENVKSCKLPEFSHDLSWLKQGSYMGSQIQDQKLFLEECLTEYLTHSTRLLNGAQAVAEAKIMVQKGVGLEFRDSYHYLVPKWITIFRRIFNWRLARLSTGEFSEAYVLSQHLYQDPAVDSNGVTEHGVAANNVTTDEVSILDDHDMMPDVSSGLSLDEIIEVSCDLDAFSVPPVRSPPLQPATPVREEPQPPARINGDVNLVDGATVDMSNIPRRVEPRDLVPPEWDDELAKLEAQCTKLQARIDERLFLYF, via the exons ATGGAGGCGTCCGGCTTCGGCCGCGACGCGGGGCCCCTCAAACGCGGCCTGGGCTCCGCCCCCTTCGCCTTCGGCACTGGCACTGGCACTGGCaccggctccgccgccgcgccctctcCTGCAGCGCCGCCAGCCCCCGTCCAGTTCCCCTCGGATCGCCCCGTAGCCCCTGTcggtgctgccgccgccgcctcgcgctTCCCGAGTGCGCGCCCCCACTTCCCCGGGGTGGCCGCCAGCCCTCGCCCTGGCTTTACTCCGCCTGCCCCCGTACCTCCCGCACGCCCGGCGGCGACAGCTCCCGGCCCCTCGCGGTTCCCGAGCTCTGTTGCTGCCACCGTTCCAGGCACGTCCGCCGCTACCGCTCGCCACGTCGCTCGGCATCCCCAGCTCCAGCCGAG ATTAACTGCACCATCAGTAAGCAGGCCCATGCATCCTGTTATTTCCTCAAGGAGCAGATCCCCACCCTCAAAGCAGTACGTGGGTTCTCCTGCAGACGACAATAATGGTATGGGACAAAGAAG GTTGGTAAACTATGCAGACCCATTGTTTGGAAATGGAAGTGTGCAACCTTCAGAGCAAATGAGGACGCGTCCGCCAGAGATTGGAAAAACAGCAAGATCGCCACCATTGGACATTACCAGCAAGTTTAGAACTGCATCAAGTCCCCAAAATTATCCTCTTGCGCAGAGTGCCGAGCCTCGTGATCATGTGCACAA GCCTAATCTATCACCTTCCAAGTTTGAAATCCAGAACCAGCCTCCTTTTAACAATGCTGCAGCAGCTTCCTCTCCTCTTTTGAATAGCAACCGTTTAGTCCCTGGTGGCAGGTTCCGTCCTGCCTCAGGGACGAGTGTATCTTCTCCATCAGTGCCTGGTGACGTCACTCATTATGATAATCCAACACCATCAGTTATGCCTCAACAAGACATGAATGAACATATGCAACTCCAAAG ATTCTCTGCTCCTTTTCAAAGTCGAACAATCGATCATAGCATTTCAAAAAGGTCTAGGTCACCTACTTCATCATATCAGGATATTGATGGTGCTGGAGCTCGTCATGGTACTGGTGCAAATCCTAGAAG ACTGATAGACTATACAGATACCTTGTTTGATGATGCAAATGTTGAAACCTCCAAAAGGATGAGAGCTCCTTCATCAGAATTCACAAATATGCTCAAATCGCCACCTTCAGATATTAGAGACAGTATTGGGTTAGCACCGGTAGGTTTTGGCAGTAATGGTGCAGCCCAGAAGCTTCGTTCACATTCTGATACCCAGAG GGTTGGAAGTCAAACACAATCACGCATTGGTGATGTGCGTTCACCACCGTATCAGATGTTTCGTCCTTCAGATAGTCATTCAAATGAACATAACACACCTGCTGTTTCTCCACCGAAGCCCTCGATTCTTAGTTCTAACAAAAGGAGCGTGACCCCTCCTCTGGATGTTAGTGACGACGATTACGTTATCTCTTCAACTGAACTTGAGAG AGAAAAACAGGCAAAAGCCAAGCGTTTGGCTCGTTTCAATGTTGAATTAAGCAGGCCAGTTGAAAATATCAATGATCATGCAAAAGCAGACAAACAGAAACAAACCTCTTCAACGGGGAAAGTTCCAGTCAGATCAAATGATAGTACTTTGGCCGACATGGACCCCTCAGGGTTAGCTGCAATTCTTGGGCTTTGTTCTGATATGTGCCCAG AACCTGAAAGGGCGGAACGCGAGAGAAAGGGAGATCTCGATAGGTACGAAAGGTTAGGTGGAGACAGAAACCAAACTACGGAGCTTCTTGCTGTTAAAAAG TATAATAGGACTGCTGAGAGAGATGCAGACTTGATCAGGCCTCTGCCAGTCCTGCAGAAGACCATGGAATACCTTCTTAGTTTGCTGGATCACACATACGATGACAGTTTCTTGGGCCTATACAACTTCTTGTGGGATAGGATGCGAGCGATAAGAATGGATCTTAGAATGCAACATTTCTTTAATCAAGAGGCTATTTCTATGCTTGAGCAAATg ATAAGGCTCCACATTGTAGCAATGCATGAGTTATGTGAGTACAATAAGGGAGAAGGTTTTTCAGAGGGTTTTGATGCACACCTCAACATCGAGCAGATGAATAAAACATCAGTTGAGCTATTTCAAATGTATGATGACCACAGGAGAAAGGGTGTGCTCTTCTCAACAGAAAAAGAGTTTCGGGGTTATTATGCACTGCTCAAGTTAGACAAGCATCCTGGTTATAAG GTGGAACCTGCTGAATTATCTCTGGACCTTGCTAAGATGTCTCGTGAAATGAGAGGCAGTCCAGACATCTTGTTTGCAAGAGAAGTTGCAAG AGCATGCAGAATGGGGAATTACATTTCCTTCTTCCGGCTTGCAAGGAAAGCAACATATTTGCAGGCTTGTTTGATGCATGCGCACTTTGCAAAG CTAAGAAGGCAAGCACTGGCTTCCCTGCACAGTGGTCTACAGATTAACCAAGGCATTCCTATTTCACACGTTGTGGAGTGGCTTGCAATGGAG GATGAGGACGTTGAAAGTCTCTTGGAGTACCATGGTTTTGGATCTAGGCAGTATGAAGAACCGTACCTAGTGAAAGAAGGGCCTTTTCTTAACAGTGAGAATGATTTTCCATCTGGCTGTTCTGAACTTGTGCGCTCAAAGAAATCACAGAGAGTCATAGATGATGTTTCTTCTGGTCCAGTTTGTGCTCCCACTAGCCAAAAATTGACTGTTGCACCATATTCTGATCGGTTTACTCCCCCAGCTAGCAAAAGAGAACTTGTTCCACCAAAGTCTGCACTTGAGGTTCCTGTTAATTCCAAAAGAGGGTTTGGTTCGTCGTTATCTGGGTCTGCTTCTCCCACTTCCAGCGGACAAATTACCTCACCGCGTTTTAGTCCATTTTCTCCAAAAGCTGCCAACCAACAATTCAGTTCGGGACATTCAAGTCCTATTTCTCCAACTGCTGGTAGAAAGGAGACTGTTCTAACTTTTCCTAGTACCGATTCTCCACGTAGTAGCAAGCACGCATTCTTGCATgcaggatggatggatgacCAAAGAATAGCTTCACCGAAAGCAAAAGGCAAGACCAAGGTGCCTGATACTTTAATACCTGAAGACAATAATGGTGGTTTTGTAGAGTTCTCAAAAGAACAAACTAGCGTGCCGTGGTCAGAAGCGTACACTCAACATGTTGATGCTTTGGCAGAAACCATTGTTTCACATCCTCTTCCAGATAGTGTACCCACAGATTATTTCCATATGCATGAAAAGGAAGATGAGTTCAGATCACATGGTTCTGGCAGTGGGACAGATTTAGATGAGGGAAATACAACATGCCGTGAAGCCAATCCAATAGAACTTGGGTGGCCTACAAGATCCCCTTTGCCTGGTCATGAGGGGCATGCAGATCACCAGATTAATAAGAGAACAGATGACTCGTTACCAATTACTGTCTCCCCTAAGAAAAGAATTTCTGATGAAAGGCTGAAGATGATACTGAG GAAGTGGAGGCAGCGTGCTGTTGATAAGAGATTTCTGAGAGAGCAGAAAAATGCTTTTGCTATTGCAGCATTGAATTCTCTGTCACTTGGACCACCAGTTCACCAAACTGCAGTG GTACCAAAGCATGCAGTCCACGAATTAGACATTGGCCATGCTTTTAAAGAGAGATATACAAGACAACAGAGATCCTGGTCACGACTAAATGTCTCAGAGTTGACTGGCCCCATTTTAATTGAAAGGAAACCTGATGCTAGATGCCTCTGCTGGAAGATGCTGGTACTTGTTCCACCAGGTGCCATGGAATCTCAGAGCAACTATTTTGCCTCAAAATGGGTACTCAAAAAACTCATGGGTTCTGAAAATGATGATGGTGGATTACTTTTGACTTCAGCAGACCTCTCAATTTGGAGAATGTGGGCCAGTTCTCCAAGTAAGTGCTGCCTATCGATTGTTAGGGCCAGTGACCAACAAGTAATTGGTAACGACATTGCTAACAGCACAAACTGTATAGTATTTGTGGTATCCGAAAGCATTCCGTGGGAAATGCAGAGAGCACGATTTGGCAGTCTGATAGCCTCCGTACCTGCTCAATCCAGTCTCCCTCTTCTCATTTTGAGTGGTGACACATATAATGATGGGTATGATTGTGCGTCACAAAATGTCATTGACAAGCTTGGCCTCAGTGGTCTGAGCGAAGGAAAAATTGCATCATCCTTGGTTGTTTTTCTAGCTGGAGGCTGCACAGAAGGTTATCCCAATGGTTTCTTTGACGATGACAAGCTGCGTGAGGGCTTAAAGTGGATGGCAAACAGTTATCCTCTATATCCTGATGTCATCCTCGTGAAGACCCATGAGTTACTTCTGAATTGCTTGAACCCATCACTTGAGGTGCTTCACAGCCGTGTAGCATCTGAAGTTGGTCCTGAGCATTGCATCTCAGTATTCAACAATGCTATCAGTCAGCTTGCAGAAGAGATTTTGGCTGCAGCATACACAAATCCTAATCAATGGCCAGCTCTTGAAATTGATCTTCTGGAGAGATCAAGCAGTGAGAGGATTTTCACAGAAAAATTCTTGCCTAGCGTTGGATGGTCATTGCCATCAAGAATCCAGCCACTCATTGAAAACGTGAAGAGCTGCAAACTTCCTGAGTTCAGTCATGACTTGTCTTGGCTGAAACAAGGCTCTTACATGGGCAGCCAGATTCAGGATCAGAAGTTGTTTCTTGAGGAGTGCTTGACCGAATATCTGACTCATTCAACTCGGTTGTTAAATGGAGCTCAGGCGGTTGCTGAGGCGAAGATTATGGTGCAGAAAGGTGTTGGTCTTGAGTTCCGTGACTCATATCACTACCTTGTGCCCAAGTGGATCACCATCTTCCGGCGGATTTTCAACTGGAGGCTAGCGAGGCTCTCTACCGGAGAGTTCTCGGAAGCTTATGTCCTGAGTCAGCATCTCTACCAGGATCCTGCGGTTGATTCTAATGGTGTAACAGAACACGGTGTCGCTGCCAACAATGTCACTACAGATGAGGTGTCCATATTGGACGATCATGACATGATGCCTGATGTGTCATCTGGCCTCTCGTTAGACGAGATCATTGAGGTCAGCTGTGATCTCGATGCTTTCAGTGTGCCACCGGTGAGATCTCCGCCTCTGCAGCCGGCCACTCCAGTACGAGAGGAACCTCAACCGCCAGCCCGCATCAACGGTGACGTGAACCTGGTGGATGGAGCTACCGTCGACATGAGCAACATACCAAGAAGAGTGGAGCCCAGAGATTTGGTGCCACCTGAGTGGGATGACGAGCTTGCCAAGTTAGAGGCTCAGTGCACTAAGCTGCAGGCCAGGATCGACGAGAGGCTCTTCCTATACTTCTGA
- the LOC100838342 gene encoding SAC3 family protein B isoform X1, producing the protein MEASGFGRDAGPLKRGLGSAPFAFGTGTGTGTGSAAAPSPAAPPAPVQFPSDRPVAPVGAAAAASRFPSARPHFPGVAASPRPGFTPPAPVPPARPAATAPGPSRFPSSVAATVPGTSAATARHVARHPQLQPRLTAPSVSRPMHPVISSRSRSPPSKQYVGSPADDNNGMGQRRLVNYADPLFGNGSVQPSEQMRTRPPEIGKTARSPPLDITSKFRTASSPQNYPLAQSAEPRDHVHKPNLSPSKFEIQNQPPFNNAAAASSPLLNSNRLVPGGRFRPASGTSVSSPSVPGDVTHYDNPTPSVMPQQDMNEHMQLQSRFSAPFQSRTIDHSISKRSRSPTSSYQDIDGAGARHGTGANPRRLIDYTDTLFDDANVETSKRMRAPSSEFTNMLKSPPSDIRDSIGLAPVGFGSNGAAQKLRSHSDTQRVGSQTQSRIGDVRSPPYQMFRPSDSHSNEHNTPAVSPPKPSILSSNKRSVTPPLDVSDDDYVISSTELEREKQAKAKRLARFNVELSRPVENINDHAKADKQKQTSSTGKVPVRSNDSTLADMDPSGLAAILGLCSDMCPEPERAERERKGDLDRYERLGGDRNQTTELLAVKKYNRTAERDADLIRPLPVLQKTMEYLLSLLDHTYDDSFLGLYNFLWDRMRAIRMDLRMQHFFNQEAISMLEQMIRLHIVAMHELCEYNKGEGFSEGFDAHLNIEQMNKTSVELFQMYDDHRRKGVLFSTEKEFRGYYALLKLDKHPGYKVEPAELSLDLAKMSREMRGSPDILFAREVARACRMGNYISFFRLARKATYLQACLMHAHFAKLRRQALASLHSGLQINQGIPISHVVEWLAMEDEDVESLLEYHGFGSRQYEEPYLVKEGPFLNSENDFPSGCSELVRSKKSQRVIDDVSSGPVCAPTSQKLTVAPYSDRFTPPASKRELVPPKSALEVPVNSKRGFGSSLSGSASPTSSGQITSPRFSPFSPKAANQQFSSGHSSPISPTAGRKETVLTFPSTDSPRSSKHAFLHAGWMDDQRIASPKAKGKTKVPDTLIPEDNNGGFVEFSKEQTSVPWSEAYTQHVDALAETIVSHPLPDSVPTDYFHMHEKEDEFRSHGSGSGTDLDEGNTTCREANPIELGWPTRSPLPGHEGHADHQINKRTDDSLPITVSPKKRISDERLKMILRKWRQRAVDKRFLREQKNAFAIAALNSLSLGPPVHQTAVVPKHAVHELDIGHAFKERYTRQQRSWSRLNVSELTGPILIERKPDARCLCWKMLVLVPPGAMESQSNYFASKWVLKKLMGSENDDGGLLLTSADLSIWRMWASSPSKCCLSIVRASDQQVIGNDIANSTNCIVFVVSESIPWEMQRARFGSLIASVPAQSSLPLLILSGDTYNDGYDCASQNVIDKLGLSGLSEGKIASSLVVFLAGGCTEGYPNGFFDDDKLREGLKWMANSYPLYPDVILVKTHELLLNCLNPSLEVLHSRVASEVGPEHCISVFNNAISQLAEEILAAAYTNPNQWPALEIDLLERSSSERIFTEKFLPSVGWSLPSRIQPLIENVKSCKLPEFSHDLSWLKQGSYMGSQIQDQKLFLEECLTEYLTHSTRLLNGAQAVAEAKIMVQKGVGLEFRDSYHYLVPKWITIFRRIFNWRLARLSTGEFSEAYVLSQHLYQDPAVDSNGVTEHGVAANNVTTDEVSILDDHDMMPDVSSGLSLDEIIEVSCDLDAFSVPPVRSPPLQPATPVREEPQPPARINGDVNLVDGATVDMSNIPRRVEPRDLVPPEWDDELAKLEAQCTKLQARIDERLFLYF; encoded by the exons ATGGAGGCGTCCGGCTTCGGCCGCGACGCGGGGCCCCTCAAACGCGGCCTGGGCTCCGCCCCCTTCGCCTTCGGCACTGGCACTGGCACTGGCaccggctccgccgccgcgccctctcCTGCAGCGCCGCCAGCCCCCGTCCAGTTCCCCTCGGATCGCCCCGTAGCCCCTGTcggtgctgccgccgccgcctcgcgctTCCCGAGTGCGCGCCCCCACTTCCCCGGGGTGGCCGCCAGCCCTCGCCCTGGCTTTACTCCGCCTGCCCCCGTACCTCCCGCACGCCCGGCGGCGACAGCTCCCGGCCCCTCGCGGTTCCCGAGCTCTGTTGCTGCCACCGTTCCAGGCACGTCCGCCGCTACCGCTCGCCACGTCGCTCGGCATCCCCAGCTCCAGCCGAG ATTAACTGCACCATCAGTAAGCAGGCCCATGCATCCTGTTATTTCCTCAAGGAGCAGATCCCCACCCTCAAAGCAGTACGTGGGTTCTCCTGCAGACGACAATAATGGTATGGGACAAAGAAG GTTGGTAAACTATGCAGACCCATTGTTTGGAAATGGAAGTGTGCAACCTTCAGAGCAAATGAGGACGCGTCCGCCAGAGATTGGAAAAACAGCAAGATCGCCACCATTGGACATTACCAGCAAGTTTAGAACTGCATCAAGTCCCCAAAATTATCCTCTTGCGCAGAGTGCCGAGCCTCGTGATCATGTGCACAA GCCTAATCTATCACCTTCCAAGTTTGAAATCCAGAACCAGCCTCCTTTTAACAATGCTGCAGCAGCTTCCTCTCCTCTTTTGAATAGCAACCGTTTAGTCCCTGGTGGCAGGTTCCGTCCTGCCTCAGGGACGAGTGTATCTTCTCCATCAGTGCCTGGTGACGTCACTCATTATGATAATCCAACACCATCAGTTATGCCTCAACAAGACATGAATGAACATATGCAACTCCAAAG TAGATTCTCTGCTCCTTTTCAAAGTCGAACAATCGATCATAGCATTTCAAAAAGGTCTAGGTCACCTACTTCATCATATCAGGATATTGATGGTGCTGGAGCTCGTCATGGTACTGGTGCAAATCCTAGAAG ACTGATAGACTATACAGATACCTTGTTTGATGATGCAAATGTTGAAACCTCCAAAAGGATGAGAGCTCCTTCATCAGAATTCACAAATATGCTCAAATCGCCACCTTCAGATATTAGAGACAGTATTGGGTTAGCACCGGTAGGTTTTGGCAGTAATGGTGCAGCCCAGAAGCTTCGTTCACATTCTGATACCCAGAG GGTTGGAAGTCAAACACAATCACGCATTGGTGATGTGCGTTCACCACCGTATCAGATGTTTCGTCCTTCAGATAGTCATTCAAATGAACATAACACACCTGCTGTTTCTCCACCGAAGCCCTCGATTCTTAGTTCTAACAAAAGGAGCGTGACCCCTCCTCTGGATGTTAGTGACGACGATTACGTTATCTCTTCAACTGAACTTGAGAG AGAAAAACAGGCAAAAGCCAAGCGTTTGGCTCGTTTCAATGTTGAATTAAGCAGGCCAGTTGAAAATATCAATGATCATGCAAAAGCAGACAAACAGAAACAAACCTCTTCAACGGGGAAAGTTCCAGTCAGATCAAATGATAGTACTTTGGCCGACATGGACCCCTCAGGGTTAGCTGCAATTCTTGGGCTTTGTTCTGATATGTGCCCAG AACCTGAAAGGGCGGAACGCGAGAGAAAGGGAGATCTCGATAGGTACGAAAGGTTAGGTGGAGACAGAAACCAAACTACGGAGCTTCTTGCTGTTAAAAAG TATAATAGGACTGCTGAGAGAGATGCAGACTTGATCAGGCCTCTGCCAGTCCTGCAGAAGACCATGGAATACCTTCTTAGTTTGCTGGATCACACATACGATGACAGTTTCTTGGGCCTATACAACTTCTTGTGGGATAGGATGCGAGCGATAAGAATGGATCTTAGAATGCAACATTTCTTTAATCAAGAGGCTATTTCTATGCTTGAGCAAATg ATAAGGCTCCACATTGTAGCAATGCATGAGTTATGTGAGTACAATAAGGGAGAAGGTTTTTCAGAGGGTTTTGATGCACACCTCAACATCGAGCAGATGAATAAAACATCAGTTGAGCTATTTCAAATGTATGATGACCACAGGAGAAAGGGTGTGCTCTTCTCAACAGAAAAAGAGTTTCGGGGTTATTATGCACTGCTCAAGTTAGACAAGCATCCTGGTTATAAG GTGGAACCTGCTGAATTATCTCTGGACCTTGCTAAGATGTCTCGTGAAATGAGAGGCAGTCCAGACATCTTGTTTGCAAGAGAAGTTGCAAG AGCATGCAGAATGGGGAATTACATTTCCTTCTTCCGGCTTGCAAGGAAAGCAACATATTTGCAGGCTTGTTTGATGCATGCGCACTTTGCAAAG CTAAGAAGGCAAGCACTGGCTTCCCTGCACAGTGGTCTACAGATTAACCAAGGCATTCCTATTTCACACGTTGTGGAGTGGCTTGCAATGGAG GATGAGGACGTTGAAAGTCTCTTGGAGTACCATGGTTTTGGATCTAGGCAGTATGAAGAACCGTACCTAGTGAAAGAAGGGCCTTTTCTTAACAGTGAGAATGATTTTCCATCTGGCTGTTCTGAACTTGTGCGCTCAAAGAAATCACAGAGAGTCATAGATGATGTTTCTTCTGGTCCAGTTTGTGCTCCCACTAGCCAAAAATTGACTGTTGCACCATATTCTGATCGGTTTACTCCCCCAGCTAGCAAAAGAGAACTTGTTCCACCAAAGTCTGCACTTGAGGTTCCTGTTAATTCCAAAAGAGGGTTTGGTTCGTCGTTATCTGGGTCTGCTTCTCCCACTTCCAGCGGACAAATTACCTCACCGCGTTTTAGTCCATTTTCTCCAAAAGCTGCCAACCAACAATTCAGTTCGGGACATTCAAGTCCTATTTCTCCAACTGCTGGTAGAAAGGAGACTGTTCTAACTTTTCCTAGTACCGATTCTCCACGTAGTAGCAAGCACGCATTCTTGCATgcaggatggatggatgacCAAAGAATAGCTTCACCGAAAGCAAAAGGCAAGACCAAGGTGCCTGATACTTTAATACCTGAAGACAATAATGGTGGTTTTGTAGAGTTCTCAAAAGAACAAACTAGCGTGCCGTGGTCAGAAGCGTACACTCAACATGTTGATGCTTTGGCAGAAACCATTGTTTCACATCCTCTTCCAGATAGTGTACCCACAGATTATTTCCATATGCATGAAAAGGAAGATGAGTTCAGATCACATGGTTCTGGCAGTGGGACAGATTTAGATGAGGGAAATACAACATGCCGTGAAGCCAATCCAATAGAACTTGGGTGGCCTACAAGATCCCCTTTGCCTGGTCATGAGGGGCATGCAGATCACCAGATTAATAAGAGAACAGATGACTCGTTACCAATTACTGTCTCCCCTAAGAAAAGAATTTCTGATGAAAGGCTGAAGATGATACTGAG GAAGTGGAGGCAGCGTGCTGTTGATAAGAGATTTCTGAGAGAGCAGAAAAATGCTTTTGCTATTGCAGCATTGAATTCTCTGTCACTTGGACCACCAGTTCACCAAACTGCAGTG GTACCAAAGCATGCAGTCCACGAATTAGACATTGGCCATGCTTTTAAAGAGAGATATACAAGACAACAGAGATCCTGGTCACGACTAAATGTCTCAGAGTTGACTGGCCCCATTTTAATTGAAAGGAAACCTGATGCTAGATGCCTCTGCTGGAAGATGCTGGTACTTGTTCCACCAGGTGCCATGGAATCTCAGAGCAACTATTTTGCCTCAAAATGGGTACTCAAAAAACTCATGGGTTCTGAAAATGATGATGGTGGATTACTTTTGACTTCAGCAGACCTCTCAATTTGGAGAATGTGGGCCAGTTCTCCAAGTAAGTGCTGCCTATCGATTGTTAGGGCCAGTGACCAACAAGTAATTGGTAACGACATTGCTAACAGCACAAACTGTATAGTATTTGTGGTATCCGAAAGCATTCCGTGGGAAATGCAGAGAGCACGATTTGGCAGTCTGATAGCCTCCGTACCTGCTCAATCCAGTCTCCCTCTTCTCATTTTGAGTGGTGACACATATAATGATGGGTATGATTGTGCGTCACAAAATGTCATTGACAAGCTTGGCCTCAGTGGTCTGAGCGAAGGAAAAATTGCATCATCCTTGGTTGTTTTTCTAGCTGGAGGCTGCACAGAAGGTTATCCCAATGGTTTCTTTGACGATGACAAGCTGCGTGAGGGCTTAAAGTGGATGGCAAACAGTTATCCTCTATATCCTGATGTCATCCTCGTGAAGACCCATGAGTTACTTCTGAATTGCTTGAACCCATCACTTGAGGTGCTTCACAGCCGTGTAGCATCTGAAGTTGGTCCTGAGCATTGCATCTCAGTATTCAACAATGCTATCAGTCAGCTTGCAGAAGAGATTTTGGCTGCAGCATACACAAATCCTAATCAATGGCCAGCTCTTGAAATTGATCTTCTGGAGAGATCAAGCAGTGAGAGGATTTTCACAGAAAAATTCTTGCCTAGCGTTGGATGGTCATTGCCATCAAGAATCCAGCCACTCATTGAAAACGTGAAGAGCTGCAAACTTCCTGAGTTCAGTCATGACTTGTCTTGGCTGAAACAAGGCTCTTACATGGGCAGCCAGATTCAGGATCAGAAGTTGTTTCTTGAGGAGTGCTTGACCGAATATCTGACTCATTCAACTCGGTTGTTAAATGGAGCTCAGGCGGTTGCTGAGGCGAAGATTATGGTGCAGAAAGGTGTTGGTCTTGAGTTCCGTGACTCATATCACTACCTTGTGCCCAAGTGGATCACCATCTTCCGGCGGATTTTCAACTGGAGGCTAGCGAGGCTCTCTACCGGAGAGTTCTCGGAAGCTTATGTCCTGAGTCAGCATCTCTACCAGGATCCTGCGGTTGATTCTAATGGTGTAACAGAACACGGTGTCGCTGCCAACAATGTCACTACAGATGAGGTGTCCATATTGGACGATCATGACATGATGCCTGATGTGTCATCTGGCCTCTCGTTAGACGAGATCATTGAGGTCAGCTGTGATCTCGATGCTTTCAGTGTGCCACCGGTGAGATCTCCGCCTCTGCAGCCGGCCACTCCAGTACGAGAGGAACCTCAACCGCCAGCCCGCATCAACGGTGACGTGAACCTGGTGGATGGAGCTACCGTCGACATGAGCAACATACCAAGAAGAGTGGAGCCCAGAGATTTGGTGCCACCTGAGTGGGATGACGAGCTTGCCAAGTTAGAGGCTCAGTGCACTAAGCTGCAGGCCAGGATCGACGAGAGGCTCTTCCTATACTTCTGA